A window from Balnearium lithotrophicum encodes these proteins:
- the argJ gene encoding bifunctional glutamate N-acetyltransferase/amino-acid acetyltransferase ArgJ: MKKGIAEVPGILCGTAFAGIKRTEKPTNRPDILVVVTEKSSEFAAVFTRNDVKAAPVRVSMEVRGKVSGIVANSGNANACTGKRGLSDAYEMSKLTSQLTGKGKFLVASTGVIGEPLPMDKVRKGIAEAVSNLGEARGEEPARAIMTTDTFPKTSFKEGNGFVVGGIAKGAGMIDPSMATMLSFVATDADVPKELLERALSEAVDVSFNSITVDGDMSTNDCVFLLSTGKSGVKVDERNYGEFRDLLTKVLEDLAYQIVKDGEGATKVAKIVVEKARTKEQAKKVSRKIALSPLVKTALFGCDPNWGRIAAAAGAALAGVDEEKLEIYIGNYLLFKGERASYREEDVYRYMKENKEIEIRVVLNQGNESFKYLTCDFSYDYVRINAEYRT; this comes from the coding sequence TTGAAAAAGGGAATAGCAGAAGTTCCGGGAATTCTCTGTGGAACGGCATTTGCAGGTATAAAGAGAACGGAAAAACCAACTAACAGACCTGATATTTTAGTTGTTGTAACAGAAAAATCTTCCGAGTTTGCCGCCGTTTTTACAAGAAACGATGTAAAGGCTGCTCCTGTAAGGGTAAGCATGGAAGTAAGGGGAAAGGTCTCTGGAATTGTTGCAAACAGTGGAAACGCCAATGCATGTACAGGAAAGAGAGGGTTGAGCGATGCCTACGAAATGTCGAAATTAACATCTCAACTAACAGGGAAGGGAAAGTTTTTAGTGGCTTCAACCGGAGTAATTGGGGAGCCCCTTCCAATGGATAAGGTTAGAAAGGGAATTGCCGAGGCCGTTTCTAACTTAGGAGAGGCAAGAGGGGAGGAACCTGCAAGGGCAATTATGACAACCGATACATTTCCAAAGACCTCTTTTAAGGAAGGGAATGGTTTTGTAGTAGGGGGTATAGCAAAGGGGGCTGGAATGATAGACCCCTCAATGGCGACAATGCTCTCCTTTGTTGCCACCGATGCTGATGTTCCAAAGGAGCTCCTTGAAAGGGCCCTGAGTGAGGCCGTAGATGTTTCCTTCAATTCAATTACCGTTGACGGTGATATGAGCACTAACGACTGTGTATTTCTACTCTCAACGGGGAAATCCGGAGTAAAAGTAGATGAGAGAAATTATGGAGAATTTAGAGATTTACTAACCAAAGTTTTGGAGGATTTAGCCTACCAGATTGTCAAGGACGGAGAGGGAGCAACAAAGGTGGCAAAAATTGTTGTTGAAAAGGCAAGAACAAAAGAGCAGGCAAAAAAGGTTTCAAGGAAGATTGCCCTATCTCCCCTTGTTAAGACAGCCCTCTTTGGTTGTGACCCGAACTGGGGAAGAATAGCTGCAGCTGCCGGGGCTGCCTTGGCGGGAGTTGATGAAGAAAAGTTGGAGATATACATAGGGAACTACCTCCTCTTTAAAGGTGAAAGAGCTTCTTACAGAGAAGAGGACGTTTACAGGTATATGAAGGAAAACAAAGAGATTGAGATAAGGGTAGTTTTAAATCAGGGAAACGAGAGTTTTAAGTATCTAACGTGCGATTTCTCCTACGACTACGTGAGGATAAATGCCGAGTACAGAACGTAA
- a CDS encoding molybdopterin oxidoreductase family protein, producing MGVGRREFLKKSAALTAASLVGINLKIKADGVTLGEDAKAGENLMRIPEEVKKSPAYKEEGGYTWVRGVCRFCGTGCKVWLGFRNGKPAVIRGERNSAINFGFLCMKGMLFYKLFRHPDRLTQPLYRKSKKEPFKPISWEKAYEIIADEMIKAIKKGEWTPFGWSGIAYYGSGQALTEETYLFQKLFRCIGTNHVEGNPRLCMASAVGGYLTSYGTDEPAGGYADFDKAQTVFIIGSNTAECHPILYRRIMHNKLKNPGGYMVINVDPRVSPTSKIADIHMQFKPGTDLALLNALAHVIVNEELYDKDFVSKYCSFHIFTKGRDKVPLIGHEVSFEEYKRFLQKYTPEYAAQICGGNITPEMIRKVARRFATTRTVSIWTMGLNQRTRGVWVNNLVTNLHLLTGNVCKDGADALSLTGQPNACGGVREGGGLCHILPGHRVVKSKAMREDLERIWGVPKGTIPPKPGYHTVKMFSAISYTEEDRRRFPGLKPIHFIWIEETTPLQSLPNMRRFREGFARDDVFVVVNEIFPTRTTEFANLILPTPFHFEKTGVYGCTERRSQLTPVAVKAPGNTKPELQIIVEFAQVLAKKLRRERDPRLRARAHTVYQCVAPFIKAAKKDPWWELSKAVWTEYAQHVTKGRDSTLAGATYEVLLERPDGVQWPAPTVEIARKGGTLRRFVVGKDPLATEFVKKHGLKGWEVVDYGHLHKDHKFWIWLRPYKGPAEPPDAEYPFYLSTGRVIDMWHSGDMTGRIPELAGDYPHAWVEINPKDAQRLGINPGDLVLVETRRGRNILPARISTDEGPMEGMVFVYWYDQHKDRMINFCTLDAFDPGSKQPEFKICACRIKKYAPAQPLKQYLVKLVKVKGGYLHNAELDPNQR from the coding sequence ATGGGAGTTGGAAGAAGAGAATTCCTCAAAAAGAGTGCTGCCCTAACTGCAGCATCTCTTGTGGGGATTAATTTAAAGATAAAGGCAGATGGAGTTACATTAGGAGAGGACGCTAAAGCTGGTGAAAACTTAATGAGAATTCCTGAAGAAGTTAAGAAATCTCCAGCTTACAAGGAGGAAGGTGGTTACACCTGGGTAAGGGGAGTTTGTCGTTTCTGTGGAACGGGATGTAAGGTTTGGTTAGGTTTTAGAAATGGGAAGCCTGCCGTTATAAGGGGAGAGAGAAATTCGGCTATTAACTTTGGATTTCTCTGTATGAAGGGAATGCTCTTCTACAAGCTCTTTAGGCATCCAGATAGGTTAACTCAACCTCTCTATAGAAAGAGCAAGAAGGAACCATTTAAGCCTATTTCCTGGGAAAAGGCCTACGAAATCATTGCCGATGAAATGATTAAAGCCATTAAGAAAGGGGAGTGGACACCTTTTGGGTGGTCCGGAATTGCATACTACGGTTCAGGTCAGGCTTTAACGGAGGAAACCTACCTCTTCCAAAAACTCTTCAGGTGTATTGGAACCAACCATGTAGAGGGTAACCCAAGGCTCTGTATGGCTTCAGCAGTTGGTGGTTACTTAACATCCTATGGAACGGATGAACCAGCAGGTGGTTATGCAGACTTTGACAAGGCTCAAACAGTCTTCATTATTGGTTCAAACACAGCCGAGTGTCACCCAATTCTATACCGCCGTATTATGCACAACAAGCTTAAAAACCCTGGTGGTTACATGGTAATCAACGTTGACCCAAGGGTTTCTCCTACTTCAAAGATTGCAGATATCCACATGCAGTTTAAGCCTGGAACGGACCTTGCACTCCTTAACGCATTGGCTCATGTAATTGTTAATGAAGAACTTTACGATAAGGACTTTGTAAGTAAGTACTGTTCATTCCACATTTTTACGAAGGGTAGAGATAAAGTACCTCTCATTGGTCACGAAGTTTCATTTGAAGAGTACAAGAGATTTCTCCAAAAGTACACACCTGAGTACGCAGCTCAAATTTGTGGTGGAAACATAACTCCTGAAATGATTCGCAAAGTAGCAAGGAGATTTGCTACAACAAGAACTGTTTCCATCTGGACTATGGGTCTTAACCAGAGGACCCGTGGTGTTTGGGTTAACAACCTTGTTACAAACCTCCATCTCTTAACAGGAAACGTATGTAAGGATGGAGCTGACGCCCTTTCACTAACAGGTCAGCCAAACGCCTGTGGTGGTGTTCGTGAAGGTGGTGGACTCTGTCACATTCTTCCTGGTCACAGGGTAGTTAAATCTAAAGCAATGAGAGAAGACCTTGAGAGAATATGGGGAGTTCCAAAGGGAACAATACCTCCAAAGCCTGGTTATCACACTGTTAAGATGTTCTCAGCGATTTCCTATACAGAGGAGGACAGAAGGAGATTCCCTGGACTTAAACCTATTCACTTCATCTGGATAGAGGAAACAACACCTCTCCAGTCTCTTCCAAACATGAGAAGGTTCAGGGAAGGATTTGCAAGGGATGATGTCTTTGTAGTAGTTAACGAAATATTCCCAACAAGGACTACTGAATTTGCAAACCTAATTCTCCCAACTCCTTTCCACTTTGAAAAGACCGGAGTTTACGGTTGTACTGAGCGTCGTTCACAGTTAACTCCTGTTGCAGTTAAGGCTCCAGGTAATACAAAACCTGAACTTCAAATTATCGTTGAATTTGCTCAAGTCCTTGCTAAAAAACTGAGAAGAGAAAGGGACCCAAGACTCCGTGCAAGGGCTCACACGGTTTACCAGTGTGTAGCTCCGTTTATTAAAGCTGCTAAGAAAGACCCATGGTGGGAGCTCTCAAAAGCTGTCTGGACGGAATACGCTCAGCATGTAACTAAAGGTAGGGACTCAACACTTGCTGGAGCCACTTATGAGGTTCTCCTCGAAAGGCCCGACGGTGTTCAGTGGCCTGCACCAACCGTTGAGATTGCAAGGAAAGGTGGAACATTAAGGAGATTCGTAGTAGGAAAAGACCCACTTGCTACAGAGTTTGTTAAGAAACACGGACTAAAAGGTTGGGAGGTTGTTGATTACGGACACCTCCATAAGGACCACAAGTTCTGGATTTGGCTCAGACCTTACAAAGGACCTGCTGAGCCACCAGATGCTGAGTATCCATTCTACCTGTCAACAGGTAGGGTTATTGACATGTGGCACTCAGGAGACATGACTGGACGTATTCCAGAGCTTGCGGGAGACTATCCTCACGCTTGGGTTGAAATTAACCCGAAGGATGCTCAGCGCCTTGGAATAAATCCTGGAGACCTTGTTCTCGTTGAAACTCGCCGTGGAAGAAACATCCTTCCTGCAAGAATTTCAACGGACGAAGGTCCAATGGAAGGAATGGTCTTTGTTTACTGGTACGACCAGCACAAGGATAGGATGATTAACTTCTGTACCCTTGACGCTTTTGACCCTGGTTCCAAACAGCCTGAGTTTAAGATTTGTGCTTGTAGAATCAAGAAGTATGCACCAGCTCAACCTCTCAAGCAGTACCTTGTTAAGCTCGTCAAGGTTAAAGGTGGTTACCTACACAATGCAGAACTTGACCCCAACCAAAGGTAA
- a CDS encoding chaperone NapD produces MPIVSCVVTTTPEKGKEVETELLKIPGVEVYGGGLKEEENAYHIVVVLDALRYKDLEEMEKSIKGIDGVLQVAVIEAHFLDEFEKIEEGEIYPINPFRGLRKAEKEAERAWLGEDENGEKEEN; encoded by the coding sequence ATGCCTATTGTCAGCTGTGTTGTAACAACAACCCCTGAGAAGGGTAAGGAAGTTGAAACGGAGCTTTTAAAAATTCCAGGAGTTGAAGTTTACGGAGGAGGGTTAAAGGAGGAGGAAAATGCTTATCACATAGTAGTTGTTCTTGATGCTTTAAGGTACAAAGACCTTGAAGAAATGGAAAAATCCATAAAAGGTATCGATGGTGTTCTTCAAGTTGCCGTAATAGAAGCTCACTTTTTGGACGAATTTGAAAAAATTGAAGAAGGAGAGATTTATCCAATAAATCCATTCAGAGGGCTAAGGAAGGCTGAAAAGGAAGCAGAAAGAGCCTGGCTTGGGGAAGATGAAAATGGAGAAAAGGAAGAAAACTGA
- the cysK gene encoding cysteine synthase A: MKTYLRSILKAIGNTPLLRVEIEGIELFLKLEMFNPGGSIKDRVALEIVEDGERRGELNRGKTVIEATSGNTGIGLTLVCSAKGYRCLIVMPENMSEERKKILRAYGAELLLTPADKGVRGAVERVKELIEKNPEKYFPARQFENPVNPKVHYEKTSVEILEQMGELPELFVAGVGTGGTFTGIAKRFKEVNSNCFTVAVEPEECPVISGGNPGIHKIQGIGAGFVPSIFDRSLADRVETVSYDEAKFYTNLLSKKFGVLTGISGGANVSVAIKLANELGIKRRVVTVLPDTGERYLSTDLFD; this comes from the coding sequence ATGAAGACGTACTTAAGAAGTATCCTTAAAGCTATAGGAAATACTCCACTTTTAAGAGTGGAAATTGAAGGGATAGAACTTTTTCTAAAACTTGAGATGTTCAACCCTGGTGGTTCAATAAAGGACAGGGTAGCCCTTGAGATAGTTGAAGATGGAGAGAGAAGGGGAGAGCTTAACAGGGGTAAAACGGTAATTGAGGCAACGAGTGGAAATACTGGAATAGGTTTGACATTGGTCTGCTCTGCGAAGGGTTACAGGTGTTTAATAGTTATGCCAGAGAACATGAGTGAGGAGAGAAAGAAAATTTTAAGGGCATATGGAGCAGAGCTCCTTTTAACTCCGGCTGATAAAGGGGTAAGGGGAGCAGTTGAAAGGGTAAAAGAACTAATAGAGAAAAATCCTGAAAAGTACTTTCCTGCAAGGCAGTTTGAGAATCCGGTAAATCCAAAGGTTCACTACGAAAAGACATCGGTTGAAATTTTGGAGCAGATGGGGGAGCTCCCTGAACTCTTCGTTGCAGGTGTTGGAACGGGAGGAACGTTCACGGGGATTGCAAAGAGGTTTAAAGAGGTTAACAGCAACTGCTTCACAGTTGCCGTTGAACCTGAGGAGTGCCCTGTTATTTCGGGAGGTAATCCGGGAATTCACAAAATTCAGGGTATTGGTGCAGGTTTTGTTCCCTCCATTTTTGATAGGAGCCTTGCAGATAGAGTTGAAACAGTATCGTACGATGAGGCAAAGTTCTACACGAACCTCCTCTCAAAGAAGTTTGGAGTCCTTACGGGAATTTCAGGAGGAGCAAACGTTTCTGTTGCAATTAAGTTAGCAAATGAGTTAGGCATAAAGAGAAGGGTAGTCACAGTTCTACCAGACACCGGAGAGAGATACCTATCAACAGACCTTTTTGATTGA
- a CDS encoding 4Fe-4S binding protein yields MAGKKVFWKRITVWRYLFLTGCFITVVGNPFTNYYWDINFIQGWFQSLGVGNLWVVSPLEGLESILTAKFFYMPSLVGMVVPVTLAFLMGRVFCSWMCPIEFLSLLTDKILGLIPKYGNKLKYRPDLIRLAKKTLWFALIAELLTTMIVGYPMFVWWSPPGLVGRETMFYVFYKHITPEVFIVVLVLLLNLITRRFFCRYLCPLGAILALIAKWRQLVIHYDKNVCVGCKICDTRCPMGINPSIGESQSVYCWNCAECVDVCPTNALKFVWRDRGILVAPPPKKEEIS; encoded by the coding sequence TTGGCCGGAAAAAAGGTCTTTTGGAAAAGGATAACAGTTTGGCGCTACCTCTTTTTAACAGGGTGTTTTATCACTGTTGTTGGAAACCCTTTTACAAACTATTACTGGGATATAAACTTCATTCAGGGTTGGTTCCAATCTTTAGGAGTGGGTAATTTATGGGTTGTTTCTCCTTTGGAAGGACTCGAATCAATCCTAACGGCGAAATTCTTTTACATGCCATCCTTGGTGGGAATGGTTGTTCCTGTTACCCTTGCTTTTTTAATGGGAAGGGTATTCTGTAGCTGGATGTGTCCAATAGAGTTTTTATCCCTTTTAACGGATAAGATACTTGGACTAATTCCAAAGTATGGAAACAAGCTCAAGTACAGGCCAGACTTAATTAGGTTGGCAAAGAAAACCCTCTGGTTTGCCCTCATTGCTGAACTTTTAACGACAATGATTGTTGGATATCCCATGTTCGTCTGGTGGTCTCCTCCAGGACTTGTTGGAAGGGAAACTATGTTTTACGTTTTCTACAAACATATCACTCCAGAAGTATTTATCGTTGTACTTGTCCTTTTACTGAACTTAATAACGAGGAGATTCTTCTGTAGATACCTGTGTCCCCTTGGAGCTATCCTTGCTTTAATTGCTAAGTGGAGACAGCTCGTTATTCACTACGATAAAAACGTGTGCGTTGGCTGTAAAATTTGTGATACGAGATGTCCAATGGGAATCAACCCAAGCATAGGTGAAAGTCAAAGTGTTTACTGTTGGAACTGTGCCGAATGTGTTGATGTATGTCCTACAAATGCACTAAAGTTTGTGTGGAGGGATAGAGGGATTTTAGTAGCTCCCCCTCCTAAAAAAGAAGAGATTTCTTGA
- a CDS encoding tRNA (guanine-N1)-methyltransferase, translating into MKFKKPREIFCEELYRLGVKRLKFLFNPGRGDFLNRTAYKVVKGKYGILRKGDIPEIKPGKLIEKCKDVEFLGFKGDEVPDSAVIRRKGTVDLSYIEFKYPDVGVDLSFFRELLPSEKKSLAVQLELSYGIVKDYLTPENFFVFNLSPQAEEFLKTFFKPKVPFRIRESIEGYSNVIVLDPNAEEEFTHEEVDGNTLIVVGGIVDSSERLKGSTGKILKEFKHRKITYKGIVSIVPDRINEIVKIILDYLTSPDELCEVVRRNLTRDSKLRFLRQFLEREIVRFLVNGEIVRGIPEEKFKWLIEEFGFSDFIFKKASKHVSGFIVFKPSIFDKVLGETEVRGRKVFVLEEISDEDVLKKYP; encoded by the coding sequence GTGAAGTTCAAAAAGCCGAGGGAGATTTTTTGTGAGGAACTCTACAGGTTAGGAGTAAAAAGACTGAAATTCCTCTTTAATCCAGGAAGAGGTGATTTTCTGAATAGAACGGCATACAAGGTTGTTAAGGGAAAGTATGGTATTTTGAGAAAGGGAGATATTCCTGAAATTAAACCGGGAAAGTTGATAGAGAAGTGCAAGGATGTTGAGTTTTTAGGGTTTAAAGGAGACGAAGTTCCAGACTCTGCAGTGATTAGGAGGAAGGGGACAGTTGACCTTTCCTACATTGAGTTCAAATATCCTGATGTAGGTGTCGACCTCTCATTTTTTAGAGAACTCCTTCCGTCTGAAAAGAAAAGTTTAGCCGTTCAGTTGGAGCTCTCCTATGGAATTGTTAAGGACTACCTGACTCCTGAAAACTTCTTTGTCTTTAACCTCTCTCCCCAAGCGGAGGAGTTTTTAAAAACTTTCTTTAAGCCGAAAGTTCCCTTTAGAATCAGGGAATCCATAGAGGGTTACTCAAACGTTATTGTTTTAGATCCGAATGCTGAAGAAGAATTTACCCATGAGGAAGTAGATGGAAATACTCTAATTGTTGTAGGTGGAATTGTTGATTCCTCGGAGAGGTTGAAGGGGTCAACGGGAAAAATCTTGAAGGAGTTTAAACACAGAAAAATTACCTACAAAGGGATTGTATCAATTGTTCCAGATAGGATAAATGAAATAGTGAAAATAATTCTTGACTATCTGACATCGCCCGATGAACTCTGCGAAGTTGTAAGGAGAAATCTGACTAGGGATTCAAAACTAAGATTCCTTAGACAGTTTTTAGAAAGGGAAATTGTCAGATTTTTGGTAAATGGAGAAATTGTTCGGGGGATTCCTGAGGAAAAGTTCAAATGGCTAATTGAAGAGTTTGGTTTTTCGGACTTTATCTTCAAAAAGGCCTCAAAACACGTTAGTGGCTTTATTGTCTTTAAACCCTCAATATTTGATAAAGTTTTAGGTGAGACGGAGGTCAGGGGAAGGAAAGTTTTCGTTCTGGAGGAGATTTCCGATGAAGACGTACTTAAGAAGTATCCTTAA
- a CDS encoding type III pantothenate kinase: MPSTERKVLLIDAGNTRVKGALSENGKEFNSVFNVPTDKFRLELLSPFSNLPMAVSSVVPEISKIIKGKFPKAFFVSQKLNLPIEINYKSELGADRISNMVGGLFYGSSFIVGSFGTATVIDIVVDRKFLGGYIFPGVETMVKALSRFTRKLPEVNITPSLNPGKSTEKCISSGIFVSTVGALSFVQRKFNLPTIVTGGYGRLIKGFLNRTALDENLTFRGIYRIFEINGGNSPQ; the protein is encoded by the coding sequence ATGCCGAGTACAGAACGTAAGGTACTGCTAATAGATGCCGGTAATACAAGGGTAAAGGGAGCTCTCTCAGAAAACGGTAAGGAGTTTAACTCAGTTTTTAACGTACCAACTGATAAATTTCGTTTAGAGCTCCTCTCCCCTTTTTCAAATCTCCCGATGGCCGTATCTTCTGTTGTTCCTGAGATTTCAAAAATTATTAAAGGGAAATTCCCTAAAGCTTTCTTTGTCTCTCAAAAGTTGAATTTACCTATTGAGATTAACTATAAATCAGAACTTGGAGCTGACAGAATCTCAAACATGGTTGGTGGACTTTTTTATGGCAGTAGTTTTATAGTTGGGAGCTTTGGAACTGCAACCGTTATTGACATAGTTGTTGACAGGAAATTTCTTGGTGGTTACATATTTCCCGGAGTTGAAACAATGGTAAAGGCACTGAGTAGATTTACAAGGAAACTTCCTGAAGTTAACATTACTCCTTCTTTAAACCCTGGTAAATCTACAGAGAAGTGTATCTCCTCTGGGATTTTCGTCTCAACCGTTGGAGCTCTATCGTTTGTTCAGAGAAAATTCAACCTTCCAACCATAGTTACCGGTGGATACGGAAGGTTAATTAAAGGGTTTTTAAATAGGACAGCCCTTGACGAGAATCTAACCTTCAGGGGAATCTATAGGATTTTTGAAATTAATGGGGGGAATTCCCCCCAATGA
- a CDS encoding 4Fe-4S dicluster domain-containing protein — MEKRKKTENRRKFLKVALGAFISGVLTSCNLKNLKNPKTMVKSPIGPNVLRPPGAVPENIFAQKCIRCGRCGEVCPYHCIKYFDIRDGGVFSGTPHVDVLEKPCYLCMKCVEVCPTGSLVPCKKEEVRMGVAVINRQICVTWQQNKTGLMCKTCFSVCPFSGIAIKIDHDFRPYIVEENCTGCGICAYSCIADTLPENNGKKAITIMPIKWKKIKEIKLEDIKKS, encoded by the coding sequence ATGGAGAAAAGGAAGAAAACTGAAAATAGAAGGAAATTTTTAAAGGTTGCTTTAGGAGCTTTTATCTCTGGAGTTCTTACTTCCTGCAATTTAAAGAACTTGAAAAATCCAAAAACAATGGTTAAATCTCCCATCGGGCCAAACGTTTTGAGACCTCCAGGAGCTGTTCCTGAAAATATCTTTGCCCAGAAGTGTATAAGATGTGGAAGATGTGGGGAGGTATGTCCTTACCACTGCATCAAGTACTTTGACATTAGAGATGGAGGTGTTTTTTCAGGAACACCTCACGTTGATGTTCTTGAAAAACCATGTTACCTCTGTATGAAGTGTGTTGAAGTTTGCCCTACCGGTTCTTTAGTTCCATGTAAGAAAGAAGAAGTACGAATGGGTGTCGCTGTAATAAACAGGCAAATTTGTGTTACCTGGCAGCAGAATAAAACAGGACTTATGTGCAAGACGTGTTTTTCCGTTTGTCCATTCTCAGGAATTGCAATAAAGATTGACCATGACTTCAGACCCTACATTGTTGAGGAAAACTGTACGGGCTGTGGTATATGTGCCTATTCGTGTATAGCTGATACTTTACCAGAAAATAACGGAAAAAAAGCTATAACAATAATGCCAATTAAGTGGAAGAAAATAAAAGAGATAAAACTTGAGGATATAAAGAAATCCTAA